The Gloeothece verrucosa PCC 7822 genome contains a region encoding:
- a CDS encoding IS5 family transposase (programmed frameshift), translated as MYPSDLSDAEWELLAPLIPAAKSGGHPRTTDIRQVCNAIYYHLKTGCQWRYLPKNFPPPSTVYSYYRKWVKKGVWEKINHTLRQMVRQQVGKSPQSSVIIADSQSVETTGKKGDVYGFDGGKKVKGRKRQLLVDSLGLILKVIVAEAHGQERVLAATAVMELLEENPKLLEKVALMWVDAGYSGDKFALAIWLMIQARVEVIKRSDKKFKVLPKRWIVERTFGWFNWYRRLSKDYEKLSEMSEAAIYAVMTRIMLRRLVS; from the exons TTGTATCCAAGTGATTTATCTGATGCCGAATGGGAATTGCTTGCCCCACTTATTCCAGCCGCTAAATCCGGGGGACATCCGCGTACTACAGATATTAGACAAGTCTGTAATGCGATATATTATCATTTGAAGACCGGATGCCAATGGAGATATTTACCCAAAAATTTTCCTCCTCCCTCCACAGTCTATAGTTATTATCGCAAATGGGTCAAAAAGGGGGTTTGGGAAAAAATCAATCACACCCTCCGGCAGATGGTTCGTCAACAGGTAGGGAAATCTCCGCAAAGTAGTGTAATCATAGCAGACAGCCAATCGGTGGAAACAACCG GAAAAAAGGGGGATGTGTATGGCTTTGACGGTGGAAAAAAAGTCAAAGGCCGAAAAAGGCAATTATTAGTTGATAGTTTAGGATTAATCTTGAAAGTAATTGTAGCTGAAGCTCATGGTCAAGAAAGAGTCTTAGCGGCGACGGCGGTAATGGAACTATTAGAAGAAAATCCCAAACTGCTTGAAAAAGTGGCTTTAATGTGGGTAGATGCTGGTTATAGTGGTGATAAATTTGCTCTGGCTATTTGGTTGATGATTCAAGCAAGAGTAGAAGTAATAAAGCGTTCAGACAAAAAATTTAAAGTTTTACCGAAAAGATGGATTGTGGAACGAACGTTCGGCTGGTTTAACTGGTATCGTCGTTTGAGTAAAGATTATGAAAAATTATCAGAAATGAGTGAAGCCGCTATTTATGCAGTTATGACAAGGATAATGTTGCGTCGCCTCGTTTCTTAA
- a CDS encoding ShlB/FhaC/HecB family hemolysin secretion/activation protein: MINNSLREKLQVVLWSLLIHLLSLSSIATHSETVLAQNAPDFSSSSNELVESFILKKVQLLNSTVLTPSEVEQVTKPYISQSVTFFDLVKIQSALTNLYIQKGYVNSIVVLPAEQYINDGVVTFEAREGSVKLEITGYQSLNPQYIRSRLARFLDTPMELRKIEQGLTLLRQDPLFTNLEANLTEIPSSPNSPNNLPPESLLTIKVVEAPKWSLGAEINNDENFTVGDTGVRFFLENQSLLGQGDNFRFEYKITEGLDRLLTAYTLPVNGKNGRIDLAYQQTDAEIVHGLFEVLDIKSEAFTASVGFTQPVIFTPSETFELGIRIDRRENQSYVLNDELFSNVKLTAFRLNQTYIKRSADSLFLGLSQFTFGDSNLEIDPFFFSWQGQVQFLKKIDDNKQFYTRVALQLSPSTLPPSEECTIGGRNGNIFIFGNIVRGYTTNGRTGDSCFAFNGELRFTLIEKESLSLQLFPFVDLGTVTNTRDSSLNPQTLVSTGLGLRLNMGNSLNLQVNYAIPLVNTQNIPGDSLQKQAGSFSLQGQFRF, from the coding sequence ATGATTAACAACTCTTTAAGAGAAAAATTACAGGTAGTTCTTTGGAGCCTGTTAATTCATTTGTTAAGCCTTTCATCAATTGCTACACATTCTGAAACAGTATTAGCTCAAAATGCCCCCGATTTTTCTTCTTCTTCAAATGAATTAGTTGAATCCTTCATTTTGAAAAAAGTACAACTATTAAATTCCACAGTGCTTACTCCTTCTGAAGTTGAGCAAGTTACCAAGCCTTATATTAGCCAATCAGTTACCTTTTTTGATTTAGTAAAAATCCAGAGTGCCTTAACTAATTTATATATTCAAAAAGGGTATGTCAATTCAATCGTTGTATTACCGGCTGAACAATATATTAATGATGGAGTTGTAACTTTTGAAGCCAGAGAAGGAAGCGTCAAATTGGAAATCACCGGTTATCAATCACTTAATCCCCAATATATTCGCTCACGATTAGCACGATTTTTAGATACACCGATGGAGCTTAGAAAAATTGAACAAGGATTAACTTTACTGAGACAAGATCCTTTATTTACTAATCTTGAAGCTAATTTAACGGAAATTCCTTCAAGCCCAAATTCTCCTAATAATTTACCCCCAGAAAGCTTGCTGACAATTAAAGTAGTAGAAGCCCCCAAGTGGTCACTCGGAGCGGAAATAAATAATGATGAAAATTTTACTGTTGGGGATACGGGAGTCAGGTTTTTTCTAGAAAATCAGAGTCTTTTAGGACAAGGAGATAATTTTCGATTTGAGTATAAAATTACTGAAGGACTAGATCGCTTGTTAACTGCCTATACTTTGCCAGTTAACGGCAAAAATGGAAGAATTGATTTAGCCTACCAACAGACTGATGCTGAAATTGTACACGGACTATTTGAGGTTTTAGATATTAAAAGTGAAGCTTTTACTGCCTCTGTCGGCTTCACTCAACCGGTTATTTTTACTCCTAGCGAAACCTTTGAACTAGGAATACGAATAGATCGACGGGAAAATCAAAGTTATGTTTTGAATGATGAGCTTTTTTCTAACGTAAAATTAACCGCATTTAGATTAAACCAAACCTATATCAAACGCTCGGCTGATTCACTATTTTTAGGCTTATCTCAGTTTACCTTTGGAGACTCTAATTTAGAAATCGATCCTTTTTTCTTTAGTTGGCAGGGGCAAGTTCAATTTTTAAAAAAGATAGATGACAATAAGCAGTTTTATACTCGTGTGGCACTTCAACTTTCCCCCTCTACTCTACCGCCTTCTGAAGAATGTACAATCGGAGGCCGTAACGGTAACATTTTTATTTTTGGCAATATCGTTCGGGGATATACAACTAATGGGCGTACAGGGGATAGTTGTTTTGCTTTTAATGGTGAATTAAGGTTTACTTTAATTGAAAAAGAATCTTTATCCTTGCAGCTTTTTCCCTTTGTCGACTTGGGGACGGTGACGAATACAAGGGATAGTTCGCTCAATCCCCAAACTTTAGTGAGTACAGGTTTAGGTTTGCGTTTAAATATGGGCAATTCTCTCAATTTGCAAGTTAATTATGCTATTCCCTTGGTTAATACCCAAAATATTCCAGGGGATAGCCTCCAAAAACAAGCAGGCAGTTTTTCGCTTCAGGGACAGTTTAGGTTTTAA
- a CDS encoding ferritin-like domain-containing protein, giving the protein MDLFTKILHILGSGATAYILSRNLRDSRTRCDLLMRFYISEYTSVPFLEALKERAIQENDQWLSDQLARHAADELKHSRIFAHALKQCGSEPINFDNLPPQKKNSSSSSFNTYFEGYSREELSPHKINWITYAGSTYILESDSGKDYARMAKILPDDDPVLRKIKQGILSIAKDETRHASYCYEILTRRLPQAKVNEVVEYWRIRKVKTIWAMANKVIQNNGKMPTLPAQN; this is encoded by the coding sequence ATGGATTTATTTACCAAGATTTTACATATTTTAGGCTCTGGAGCAACCGCTTATATTCTCTCTCGGAATTTACGAGATTCTCGAACTCGTTGTGATCTTTTGATGCGATTTTATATCTCCGAGTACACTTCTGTTCCTTTTTTAGAAGCTCTCAAAGAACGTGCCATACAAGAAAACGATCAATGGTTGAGTGACCAATTAGCTCGTCATGCAGCCGATGAACTCAAACACAGTCGAATTTTTGCTCATGCTCTCAAACAATGTGGCAGCGAACCTATTAATTTTGATAACTTACCGCCTCAGAAAAAAAATAGCTCTAGTTCTTCATTCAATACTTATTTTGAAGGATATAGCCGAGAAGAACTTTCTCCACATAAAATTAATTGGATTACTTACGCCGGTAGTACATATATTTTAGAATCAGATTCAGGTAAAGATTATGCACGTATGGCAAAAATATTACCCGATGATGATCCCGTACTACGTAAAATTAAACAGGGGATTTTAAGCATTGCTAAAGATGAAACCCGACACGCCAGTTATTGTTATGAAATACTTACTCGCCGCCTCCCCCAAGCTAAAGTTAATGAGGTTGTAGAATATTGGCGAATCCGTAAAGTAAAAACGATATGGGCTATGGCTAATAAAGTCATACAAAATAACGGAAAGATGCCTACTTTACCGGCTCAGAATTAA
- a CDS encoding endonuclease, producing the protein MLHLLCIVIFIVLYSLAQFALAPAVLAQVKDFNQLSVATFNVENLDPQKEALAKVKDKDPDNVDDDVAKGKFSALAKEIVNDLQAPDIIALQEIQDNDGAELSSVVDASVTANTLIDAIKSAGGPSYLYRDIPPEKDQEGGQPGGNIRVAFLFNPARVKLQKLERFSSNVAFSDSRRPLVGEFTFNNNAITIINNHLKSKSGGAVASLGQRVEQAKLVNQFVSDLLETNPTASIIVLGDFNDTPDSPAVQTLLGTVLENLTEKIPLAERYSFIFKGNRELIDQILVSENLASGGQPEIKAVHVNAGKPGRASDHDPVIASFTIFPSSKVVIPPVSANDAPKAFIFPALAGNELLEQLDRQYSPLSTLGYGEARDLLYTEIDNSDGIVTDIYAGYAVEIDQNSSRPRQEATRQGINAEHVWPQSLGAYGPAKSDLHNLFAARDEINSARQNFPFADIPDNETTAWYLDDDELKVKPNLSNIDQYSEYKRATSFEPRESKKGDIARAMFYFRTVYPDSADQNFFEKQKQTLCKWQATDPVDEPEKLRSRKIAGTPQGNENPFILDSTLAERAFCE; encoded by the coding sequence ATGCTACATTTACTGTGCATTGTAATTTTTATCGTCCTCTACTCACTCGCGCAATTCGCTCTCGCCCCGGCGGTGCTAGCTCAGGTAAAAGATTTTAATCAATTAAGCGTCGCCACCTTTAACGTGGAAAACCTCGATCCCCAAAAAGAAGCTCTGGCTAAGGTCAAAGATAAAGACCCCGATAACGTCGACGATGATGTGGCAAAGGGAAAATTCTCCGCCCTAGCCAAAGAGATCGTTAACGATCTTCAAGCCCCCGACATCATCGCTTTACAGGAAATACAGGATAATGACGGAGCCGAGCTAAGTTCGGTAGTCGATGCCTCCGTAACCGCTAATACTTTAATCGACGCGATCAAATCGGCAGGAGGGCCGAGTTACTTGTATCGAGATATTCCTCCTGAAAAAGATCAAGAGGGAGGTCAGCCGGGAGGCAATATCCGAGTGGCTTTTTTATTCAATCCCGCTCGAGTCAAGCTACAGAAACTAGAGCGTTTCTCAAGTAATGTGGCGTTCTCCGACAGCCGCCGACCGCTCGTCGGAGAATTCACCTTCAACAACAACGCCATAACCATTATCAATAATCATTTAAAGTCAAAAAGTGGTGGCGCGGTAGCTTCTCTTGGGCAACGGGTAGAACAAGCTAAACTCGTCAATCAATTCGTGAGCGATCTCCTCGAAACCAATCCGACAGCGAGTATTATCGTTCTCGGCGATTTCAACGATACACCGGACTCCCCGGCCGTACAAACGCTTTTAGGTACTGTCCTGGAGAATTTAACCGAGAAAATTCCGTTGGCCGAGCGTTACTCTTTTATTTTTAAAGGGAATCGCGAATTAATCGATCAGATTCTCGTTAGCGAAAACCTTGCTAGTGGGGGGCAGCCGGAAATAAAAGCCGTTCACGTTAACGCGGGAAAACCTGGGCGAGCTAGCGATCACGACCCGGTGATAGCCAGCTTTACTATATTTCCTTCTTCTAAAGTAGTGATCCCGCCGGTTTCGGCAAACGATGCACCGAAAGCTTTCATATTTCCTGCTCTCGCGGGGAACGAGTTATTAGAACAGCTTGATCGCCAATACTCGCCCCTGTCTACTCTCGGATACGGGGAAGCGCGAGATCTCCTGTACACCGAAATCGATAACTCTGACGGCATCGTTACGGATATCTATGCCGGATACGCTGTAGAGATCGATCAAAACTCGTCGAGACCTCGACAGGAAGCTACGCGACAGGGTATTAATGCCGAACACGTCTGGCCTCAAAGTCTCGGAGCCTATGGCCCGGCCAAAAGCGATCTACATAACCTCTTCGCCGCCCGAGACGAGATCAACTCGGCCCGGCAGAATTTTCCCTTCGCCGATATTCCCGACAACGAAACCACCGCTTGGTATCTCGACGATGACGAATTGAAAGTCAAACCGAATTTGTCAAATATAGATCAATACAGCGAGTACAAACGAGCGACCTCTTTCGAGCCGAGGGAAAGTAAAAAAGGCGACATCGCCCGAGCCATGTTCTACTTCCGTACCGTCTACCCCGACTCGGCCGATCAGAATTTTTTCGAAAAACAGAAACAGACGCTCTGTAAATGGCAGGCGACAGATCCGGTCGATGAACCCGAAAAATTACGTTCGCGTAAAATCGCGGGAACCCCGCAGGGAAATGAAAATCCTTTCATTCTAGATTCCACACTGGCTGAGCGGGCTTTCTGTGAATAA
- a CDS encoding filamentous hemagglutinin N-terminal domain-containing protein, translating to MKSNLKLKFLKISGLIACFVHPSSIQAQIIPDQSLPNNSHTTINNNIIEITGGTRAGTNLFHSFQEFSLQTGNTAYFNNALTIQNIFSRVTGGNVSYINGLLQTNGTANLFFLNPNGIIFGPNAALNIGGSFLATTASSIYFADGLKFSSTPSKNPLLTVNIPIGLEFNNSAPIQINSQGHNLIVSSFPVSKFPTEGLQVNSGKTLAILGGDISLNGGILSTANGRVELGAIRSGKVNINFSDAGLLFTYNPTDIFGDIDLLNKSLILSYGTFPNFIQLQGRNVRVKDDSLIFIQNQSSSFSGIKIYASESVTVQGRGLPNNPLRSRIYTEMIGFGQGANIEIITPKFTVSDNAAVSTTTFSRGKGGDIDLQSGQVFITGGSALAAGAFSSGNGGKITIQAGDLIEVSGFAEGTVPTTLFSDSTNFPSTINTFSVNTGKAGNIDIISSSINLTDGGGVATNSFFSTGPSGNININSHTIKLSGTTPQGLQSLIGTTTLGDADAGNINLNTVNLSVLEGGTITSSTLARGNAGTIMINSSQSVTVKGSQLNVSSTINSSALVPSLRLQDLLRLKPTTIGESGNIIINTKELILSNQGNIAVDNQVQGSGGSIQINAARLDLEQKGLITATTRSNSGGNINITSQDLRLSNSQISTSASSTGNGGNININTNFLTLTNNSQINANAFEGAGGNIKVNTLGLFTSFGSDITASSQLGINGTVTINSNLYELNSTDVKFPSFISFENVAAVSCLNNSRTYSFSTPGRGGTRPTPDTRTQHYQIEDLIPMGQAVGLVRQPDGRLKLVGCH from the coding sequence GTGAAATCTAACTTAAAGCTTAAATTTCTCAAAATAAGTGGCTTAATTGCTTGCTTTGTTCATCCTTCTTCAATTCAAGCTCAAATTATCCCCGATCAATCTTTGCCTAATAATTCTCATACGACAATAAATAACAATATTATTGAAATTACTGGAGGAACACGAGCCGGGACTAATTTATTTCACAGTTTTCAAGAGTTTAGCCTGCAAACCGGTAACACGGCTTACTTTAATAATGCGTTGACTATTCAAAATATTTTTAGTCGAGTAACGGGTGGCAACGTTTCTTACATCAACGGTTTACTACAAACGAATGGAACGGCTAACTTGTTTTTTCTTAATCCTAATGGCATCATCTTTGGACCTAATGCCGCTTTAAATATTGGAGGTTCTTTTTTGGCAACTACCGCAAGTAGTATTTATTTTGCAGATGGATTAAAATTTAGTTCGACTCCTTCTAAAAATCCTCTTTTGACGGTCAATATTCCCATTGGACTTGAATTTAACAACTCTGCCCCCATTCAAATCAATAGTCAAGGACATAATTTAATCGTCAGTTCATTTCCCGTCTCTAAATTTCCCACTGAGGGATTGCAAGTTAATAGTGGAAAAACTTTGGCAATTCTGGGGGGCGATATTTCTTTAAATGGAGGAATTTTATCAACGGCTAATGGACGAGTTGAATTAGGAGCAATACGCTCAGGAAAAGTTAATATAAATTTTTCCGATGCGGGATTACTTTTTACTTATAATCCTACCGATATTTTTGGGGATATCGATTTATTGAATAAATCTTTAATCCTTTCTTATGGAACTTTCCCGAATTTTATTCAATTGCAAGGAAGAAATGTAAGGGTTAAAGATGACTCTTTAATCTTTATTCAAAATCAAAGTTCATCTTTCAGTGGAATAAAAATTTATGCCTCGGAATCAGTAACCGTTCAGGGAAGAGGATTGCCAAATAATCCTCTACGAAGTCGTATCTATACTGAAATGATAGGCTTTGGTCAAGGGGCGAATATCGAAATAATAACGCCAAAATTTACCGTATCGGATAATGCCGCCGTATCAACAACGACCTTTTCTAGAGGAAAAGGAGGAGATATAGATCTACAATCAGGGCAAGTATTTATAACGGGAGGTTCCGCATTAGCAGCCGGTGCATTTTCATCGGGAAATGGAGGAAAAATAACGATACAAGCCGGTGATCTAATTGAAGTTTCGGGGTTTGCTGAAGGAACAGTCCCTACAACACTATTTTCTGATTCGACCAATTTTCCTAGCACGATTAATACATTTTCTGTGAATACCGGAAAAGCGGGTAATATTGATATTATTAGTTCTTCCATAAATCTAACTGATGGAGGCGGAGTAGCTACCAATAGTTTTTTCTCAACAGGGCCAAGTGGCAATATTAATATTAATAGTCATACTATTAAATTAAGCGGAACTACGCCTCAAGGACTACAGAGTCTTATTGGTACTACGACTTTGGGAGATGCGGACGCAGGAAATATAAATCTTAATACAGTCAATTTAAGTGTACTTGAAGGGGGAACTATTACTTCTTCGACGTTGGCTAGGGGGAATGCAGGAACAATTATGATTAATTCCTCTCAATCTGTGACCGTAAAAGGGAGCCAATTAAATGTTAGTAGTACAATTAATTCATCAGCTTTAGTTCCCTCTTTAAGATTGCAGGATTTACTGAGATTAAAACCTACTACCATCGGCGAATCGGGTAATATCATAATTAACACAAAAGAGTTAATTCTTTCAAATCAGGGGAATATTGCTGTTGACAATCAAGTTCAAGGAAGCGGTGGTTCAATTCAAATTAATGCGGCTAGACTTGATTTAGAGCAAAAGGGTTTGATTACGGCAACGACGAGATCCAACTCAGGAGGTAATATAAATATTACTTCCCAAGATTTAAGATTATCTAACAGTCAAATTTCTACTTCAGCCAGTAGTACCGGCAACGGGGGTAATATCAACATCAATACAAATTTTTTAACTCTGACGAATAATAGTCAAATTAACGCCAATGCTTTTGAAGGAGCGGGTGGCAATATCAAAGTTAATACATTGGGGCTTTTTACGTCATTTGGTAGTGATATTACAGCTAGTTCACAACTGGGGATCAATGGAACAGTTACTATCAACTCAAATTTATACGAACTCAACTCAACCGATGTGAAATTTCCTTCCTTTATTAGTTTTGAGAATGTGGCAGCCGTAAGTTGTTTAAACAATTCACGAACCTACTCATTTTCAACGCCTGGAAGGGGAGGAACTCGCCCAACTCCCGATACTCGGACGCAGCACTATCAAATCGAAGATTTGATCCCGATGGGGCAAGCAGTGGGATTAGTGCGGCAACCGGATGGGCGGCTTAAATTAGTAGGTTGTCATTAA
- a CDS encoding CHAT domain-containing protein, which translates to MIISVVVITVSPFLDRSVISAPPTNVESKCGEFQESCHLLLERIQQWIEQGNLTAARARLTEIEPFLPVEFKAVAQAISANIALRSGHYQQAISLLSPLTQLNNFTGNNRAALLYNLAQAYLEKAYVYQQQGQTTNSFQNKNLNNEITSNRLEAVRLLREIMSSASLKSAMAIKAALVLGELGEAIDIQSLYAAIGEYPEGLEKIEFLLKGAKLKGVDSRSLYLEAIEIAQKSKQPLGKSWAWGYWGEYLLEHKDYRGAIKASIEAQLPIGENPDWHLRGRWLSLAAKAFEELGDKNNALKVYEEAFFSIKQLRKDLAGAPISPELIDLIQGILRNYLELLLEDPLASQAQLKKATEILNLTALTEVERYFRSVCNVAPEAQAAQNKLTSREALIYTAILNNQVSIILELPDQTYHLTSHPIQKEELNKLIITWRKQLADRFGDDLPNTKNNGNILFNLIVADLLPILKAKQIEHLIFINDGLLRNVSMAALFDGNKYLIEGFQISYSSGLKSFKSHQIDFPSSLMIVNAEADLRGVEAETEQIATVTEGHKLTVNSLIDLKNNLQKNSYNLLHLATESQFSGLIENTSINIGEQTIAWTDFENFLRSLSSSLDYLTLSSCETAQGNQYAVLGLAGLGLRTGVSSVVGSLWKIHDDATTDFMSDFYFLWKTTNNIDQALQLAQIQRIKRSDQINRPAYWSSFIILR; encoded by the coding sequence GTGATTATATCGGTAGTGGTGATTACTGTTTCTCCTTTTTTAGATAGGTCTGTTATCTCAGCACCTCCCACAAATGTTGAGTCGAAATGTGGTGAATTTCAAGAAAGTTGTCATCTACTTTTAGAGAGAATTCAACAATGGATAGAACAAGGAAATTTAACAGCCGCTCGCGCAAGGTTAACGGAGATTGAGCCTTTTCTGCCTGTGGAATTTAAGGCAGTGGCTCAGGCGATCTCAGCAAATATCGCCTTGCGAAGTGGTCACTATCAACAAGCAATCAGTCTATTATCGCCGCTAACTCAACTCAACAATTTTACCGGCAATAATCGAGCGGCTTTGTTATACAATTTGGCTCAAGCTTATTTAGAAAAAGCTTATGTTTATCAGCAGCAGGGGCAAACAACTAATTCCTTTCAAAATAAGAATTTAAATAATGAGATTACTTCAAATCGTCTTGAAGCGGTTAGACTACTACGGGAAATTATGTCGAGTGCTTCCTTAAAAAGTGCGATGGCTATTAAAGCCGCCCTCGTTTTAGGAGAGTTAGGAGAAGCCATTGACATTCAATCTTTATATGCAGCAATTGGAGAATATCCTGAAGGATTAGAGAAAATAGAATTTTTGCTGAAAGGAGCCAAGTTAAAAGGGGTCGATTCTCGTTCACTCTATCTTGAAGCCATCGAGATTGCTCAAAAAAGCAAGCAGCCTCTAGGAAAATCCTGGGCTTGGGGCTATTGGGGAGAATATTTACTAGAACACAAAGATTACAGAGGAGCTATAAAAGCAAGTATCGAAGCGCAGTTACCAATAGGGGAAAATCCCGATTGGCATTTAAGGGGGCGTTGGCTTTCTTTGGCGGCAAAAGCGTTTGAGGAACTTGGGGATAAAAATAACGCTTTAAAAGTTTATGAGGAAGCCTTTTTCTCGATAAAGCAATTGCGGAAAGACTTAGCCGGAGCGCCAATTAGTCCTGAATTAATTGATCTTATTCAAGGCATATTACGTAATTATTTAGAACTACTATTAGAAGACCCATTAGCTAGTCAAGCCCAGTTAAAAAAAGCCACAGAAATCCTAAATTTAACCGCTTTAACCGAGGTTGAGCGATATTTTAGAAGTGTATGTAACGTAGCACCTGAAGCCCAAGCGGCTCAAAATAAATTAACCTCAAGAGAAGCACTTATTTACACCGCTATTCTCAATAACCAGGTGTCTATTATCCTTGAATTACCGGATCAAACATACCATTTAACTTCGCACCCGATTCAAAAGGAAGAATTGAATAAGTTAATTATTACTTGGCGTAAACAATTAGCTGATCGATTCGGTGATGATCTGCCCAATACAAAAAACAACGGAAATATTTTATTTAACTTAATTGTCGCCGATCTTCTGCCTATTTTAAAAGCCAAACAGATAGAACATTTGATTTTTATTAATGATGGGCTTTTGCGAAATGTGTCTATGGCGGCTTTATTTGATGGGAACAAATATTTAATTGAAGGTTTTCAGATTTCTTATTCATCAGGATTAAAAAGTTTTAAGAGTCATCAAATTGATTTTCCGTCTTCTTTGATGATTGTCAATGCTGAAGCAGATTTAAGAGGAGTCGAAGCGGAAACGGAGCAAATTGCTACTGTTACTGAAGGACATAAGTTAACCGTCAATAGCCTGATAGATCTCAAAAATAATTTGCAAAAGAATTCTTATAATTTGTTACATTTGGCGACGGAAAGTCAATTTTCAGGGTTAATAGAAAATACTTCTATTAATATTGGGGAACAAACGATAGCCTGGACGGATTTTGAAAATTTCTTGCGCTCGCTTTCTAGCTCTCTTGATTATCTTACCCTTAGTTCCTGTGAAACAGCACAAGGGAATCAATATGCCGTACTGGGTTTAGCCGGCTTGGGATTGCGGACAGGAGTCTCTTCTGTTGTCGGCAGTTTATGGAAAATTCATGATGATGCTACAACAGATTTTATGAGCGATTTTTATTTTCTTTGGAAAACGACTAATAATATAGATCAAGCTTTACAGTTAGCTCAGATTCAAAGAATAAAAAGAAGTGATCAAATTAATCGTCCTGCCTATTGGTCAAGTTTTATTATATTACGATAA
- a CDS encoding pentapeptide repeat-containing protein, whose amino-acid sequence MVDLIDIIYRISMTRRKVERRNVEPQELLRRYALGEKDFSRSYLNDGGTIEMRGANLRGINLSYSKIAADLRGANLSGADLRGVHMPETDFEGTDFSHANLSGAILWQSGFYKANLSFADLSGADLGWCNLQGANLRGANLSQVRMDRTVFSDADLTEADFSNTVIHAIFTRANLTLANLNGVIFERAWFVETIMPDGSIRTEGD is encoded by the coding sequence ATGGTTGATTTGATCGATATTATTTACCGCATCAGTATGACTAGAAGGAAAGTTGAACGAAGGAATGTTGAACCTCAAGAGTTGTTGCGCCGATACGCTCTCGGAGAGAAAGACTTTAGCCGAAGTTACCTCAATGATGGAGGAACTATAGAGATGAGGGGAGCTAACTTGAGGGGAATTAACTTGAGTTACTCGAAAATCGCTGCTGATTTGAGGGGTGCCAATCTGAGTGGGGCTGACTTGAGAGGTGTTCATATGCCCGAAACCGACTTTGAGGGAACTGACTTCAGTCACGCCAATTTGAGTGGGGCTATTCTCTGGCAATCGGGTTTTTACAAGGCTAATTTGAGTTTTGCCGATTTGAGTGGCGCGGATCTCGGATGGTGCAATTTGCAAGGTGCTAACCTCAGAGGAGCCAATTTGAGTCAAGTTCGGATGGATCGTACTGTTTTTAGTGATGCTGACTTGACCGAAGCAGACTTCAGCAATACCGTGATTCATGCTATTTTCACAAGGGCTAATCTCACTCTTGCCAATTTGAACGGAGTGATATTCGAGAGAGCTTGGTTCGTTGAAACGATTATGCCCGACGGAAGTATCCGCACTGAAGGTGACTGA